Proteins co-encoded in one Medicago truncatula cultivar Jemalong A17 chromosome 8, MtrunA17r5.0-ANR, whole genome shotgun sequence genomic window:
- the LOC25502895 gene encoding pentatricopeptide repeat-containing protein At2g13600: protein MIRVAWKFFGKACKNVYIRKHSKSASTCQALESLSRMNGLIEKPTKYVLCNALSSCAKTLNWHLGIQIHAYMIRSGYEDNLFLCSALVDFYAKCFAIVDANKIFRAMKQHDQVSWTSLIAGFSANKQGRDALLLFKEMLGTQIRPNCFTLTSVINACVGQNGVLEHCPTLHVHVIKQGFDTSSFVISSLVDCYANWGQIDDAVLLFNETSEKDTVIYNTMISGYCQNLYSEDALKLFVEMREKNMSPTDHTLSSILSACSSLAMLLQGRQVHSLVIKMGSERNVYVASTLIDMYSKGGDIDEAQCVLDQTSKKNTVLWTSMIMGYAQCGRGLEALELFDYLLTKKELIPDHVCFTAVLTACNHAGFIDKGEEYFNKMITNYGLSPDIDIYACLIDLYARNGNLRKARDLMEEMPYDPNCIIWSSFLSACKIYGDVELGREAAIQLIKMEPCNAAPYLTLAHIYTTKGLWNEASEVRSLMQQRVKRKPPGWSMELGRGR from the exons ATGATAAGGGTAGCTTGG AAATTCTTTGGAAAAGCTTGTAAAAATGTTTACATTAGAAAGCATTCTAAAAGTGCAAGTACCTGCCAAGCACTAGAGTCATTAAGCAGAATGAATGGGCTAATAGAGAAGCCAACAAAGTATGTTCTTTGTAATGCACTTAGTTCTTGTGCAAAAACCCTGAATTGGCATTTGGGCATACAAATCCATGCATATATGATTCGATCTGGATACGAAGATAATTTGTTCCTCTGTAGTGCACTTGTAGATTTCTATGCAAAATGTTTTGCCATTGTGGATGCAAACAAGATATTTAGGGCCATGAAACAACATGATCAGGTGTCGTGGACTTCACTTATTGCTGGATTTTCAGCAAACAAACAAGGAAGAGATGCCCTCTTGTTGTTCAAAGAGATGTTAGGAACTCAAATCAGGCCCAATTGTTTTACCTTGACTAGTGTCATTAATGCATGTGTGGGGCAAAATGGAGTCCTTGAACATTGTCCAACTCTTCATGTTCATGTCATCAAACAAGGATTTGATACTAGCAGTTTTGTGATCAGCTCATTAGTTGATTGTTATGCGAATTGGGGACAGATTGATGATGCTGTATTATTATTCAATGAAACTAGTGAGAAGGATACTGTTATATACAATACAATGATATCTGGATATTGCCAAAACCTGTACAGCGAAGACGCTCTCAAACTATTTGTAGAAATGCGGGAAAAAAATATGAGTCCTACCGATCATACTTTAAGTTCCATTTTAAGTGCTTGCAGCAGCCTTGCAATGCTTCTTCAAGGAAGACAAGTGCACTCTCTAGTTATTAAAATGGGTTCTGAAAGGAATGTCTATGTGGCCAGCACTCTGATTGATATGTACTCAAAGGGGGGTGACATTGATGAGGCTCAATGTGTGTTGGATCAGACTTCTAAGAAGAACACTGTGTTGTGGACGTCCATGATCATGGGTTATGCTCAATGTGGGAGAGGTTTAGAGGCTTTGGAACTTTTCGATTATTTATTAACCAAGAAAGAGTTAATACCTGATCATGTCTGCTTTACTGCAGTCTTAACAGCTTGTAATCATGCCGGATTTATTGACAAAGGGGAGGaatatttcaacaaaatgaTAACAAACTATGGTTTGTCTCCTGATATAGATATATATGCTTGCTTGATTGATCTTTATGCTAGAAATGGAAATCTGAGGAAAGCAAGGGATTTAATGGAGGAAATGCCTTATGATCCAAATTGTATAATCTGGAGTTCGTTCTTGAGTGCTTGCAAGATTTATGGAGATGTAGAGCTTGGAAGGGAGGCCGCTATTCAGCTCATTAAGATGGAACCATGTAATGCTGCTCCATATTTAACTCTAGCACATATCTATACAACAAAAGGATTATGGAACGAAGCTTCTGAAGTTAGAAGCCTTATGCAACAAAGGGTTAAAAGAAAACCTCCAGGGTGGAGCATGGAGTTGGGTAGAGGTAGATAA